DNA from Agathobaculum sp. NTUH-O15-33:
CTGATAGCCCTTTGCTTCGATTTTCAGCGTGTTGCTGCCCAGCGGCAAGGCGGCGGTAAGGGTCAGGGTATTGTCGGAAATGCTGTATGCGTCCGCACCGAGCGCCTGCCAATTATCATTTAAATAAACGTCGGAGACCGCGCTTAAATAGTCCGCGTTTGCTTTGAAAACAGCGTTATCGCCCTCAGTCACAGCGGAAATGGCCTCGCCGTTCGCATTCACAAGCGTTATATCGGCGGCTGGCTTAGCTGCGGACTGGTTAAACGAAGTGGTTTCTCCCAGCAGGTTGTCTTCCAGCACCTGCTTGACCGCGTAGGGGCGGTTCGGCGTGGTCTGCGCGCTGCCGGAGGCCGTATATGCCGCCAGCGATAAATACGTACCGTTTACCTTAGCCGTGTTGACCGCGTCAAAGTATCCGGTGGTGGTGTATACCTGCTCCGCGCCCTGATAATAGACATACAGCGGCGTCAGCTCCGCCCAGCGGTCGGCAATGGCCGTGGCGTGGGCGCTTTCCACACCCAGATCGTCCAGCAGCCGCGCATTCGCCAGCAGATCGGCGTCGAACACGATATAAGCGTTCATGGTGTTGCCGCCGCCCTCCGAGCCGCTGCCCGAGGACGCGCCGCCGCTCGAGGTCGCGCGCGAGATCGCATCGACCTTCATCGACGCGGCGCGCGGCGTGGCTTCGGCTTTTACCGTACCGACGGCAAACGATTTTGCAAAGGTTTTAAACCCATCCGCGTAAACGGTCAGCGTATAGTTACCCGCCTGCGCGATATTATTATTGATGGTATTGTACAGCGTGAACGTGTCGCCGATCAAATACCAATCGGTAATGCGCTCCAGCTCGCGGGTTTTGCCGTCCGGCCCGGTCATCTGCACGCGGTAGATCGGCATGGTGATGCCGTAGGTCATATCGGCAACGGTAAAATGCGTGTTTTGTCCACTTACAACGGCGCTGTCAGCCAGCATCATGGAAGGCATTTTTTCGTTTACCACGTGGATCGGAAACAGCTCCGCCTTACCGTTGGAAGTAACGCGCAGGCGATAACGTCCGTTGGCGTAGAAATTAGACTGACCCAGCGGCACGGTGACCTGCGCCACCGTATACGCGCCGTGCGGCGCGGCCTTATCGACCTGATACGTCAAATCCGTATTAAGCGCGGTATTGTTTTCGTCATACGCGATGAGATCAACATCTGTAATACCATCCACCCACGCGCGCTCGGCGTCTGTTCCATTGGCATAGTTGAACATCAGCGCGACCTCACCGCTGACATTAAAAACGTTATCGCCGCCCTCGTACAAAACGGCGTCGGGCGAATAGAAAGCGACGCCGCCTTCCGCCTCGCCCACCGCGAATGTGGTCTTGGCCGGGCTTACGCGCACGTTGCCTGCCGCATCGTAATTGGTCAGGTGATAATCCCAAACATAAACCGGGCCGTTGGACATAAAGTAGGCCGGCTCATCCGCGTTGGTCACCGCAACGGGCGCGGTTGGCGCGGGGTTATCACTCAGCGTAACGGTTTGCGTTTTTCCGCCGCTGGCGGCTGTCAGCACGGCGGGATTTGGCGAGGTCAGCTCCCATTTCATGATAGCGCCGTCGTCCGTGACCGGGGTAAGCGCTTCGGTCACATCCGTGCCGTCGATCGTGACGGCGGTGTTGTTTTTGGAATAGCCGCTGCTGAATGCAACGCTTACATATTGGGCGTATCCAAGATCCACCAGCTTGGTCTGGGCGGCAATGACCGGCTCGGCCTGCGTGCTCGGCGTATCGCTGCCGGAGGACGAACCGCCGTTAGACGAACCGTCCGAAGACGACGAACCACCAGAGGACGATGAACCGCCCGAAGACGACGAGCCGCCAGAGGACGATGCTCCGCCGCTTGTCACGCCGGAACCGGACGAATTGGTGGTGGCGCTATTGCCGCCCTCCACCGCCTTTCCGCCGACGGTACTGCCGCTGACGCCGCTTGCCACAGTTACCTTGGTGTTCGGCGTGGCGACCACAACGTTATTGGCATTCGCGGCAACCGCAGAAACCGTGCCTTCACCGCTCACGCTAACGCCGGCCGCGTTGGCCATCACCGTGGCAACCTTTGCGCCCTTGTTCACCGCAATGCTGGACGAAGCCGCTTCCGGTTTAACGGTTAACGTATCCACCGTGCCGCTCTGTACCGTAACGGATGCTTGCCGCGTTACCTCTATGGCTGCAATATCACCGTCCACCACCAGATCGCTCTGCACATCTACCGTGCCTAGCGTGCTGCTATGCGGCACCAGCCGGGTCGCGTTGTTGGGGTTGGCCAGCGTAACGCCGCCGCTGATCTTGGAATTTGTAACATGTATGGAATTCGCGCCGCCGCCACGTATGATCAGCTTGCCCGATACGGTCACACCGTCCAGCGTCGCGTCACCGGCGCCCACGCCGTCGGCCAGAATCAGGTCGCCGCTTACCGCCGTGTCCTTCAGCGTTGCGCCCGCCGCGCGTACCACCACGTTGCCGCCGCTCACCTGCGATACGGTCTCCGCGTCGCTTACATATGTGCCGACAAGGCTGTCCATTACCTGTGCGAACTCGGCGCGGGTAATGCTGTTTTTGGGGCTGAGCTTGCCGCCGGCGCCGTTTATATATCCGCCGCCCACCATCGCGGCCAGACTGCCCTTTGCCCAAGCCGATATCTCCCCGCTATCCGCAAACCGGCTGAGAGACGCTTCGCTGCCATCCTCCAGCGAAAAGGCCCGCGCAAGCACGACGAACGCCTCCTCCCGCGTGATCGCGCTGTCCGGCGACAGTTTGCCGTTCGAGCCTTGGAACGCGCCCATCTGCACGGCCTTGGCCATGTCGCTATAGTACCATGCGCTCTGCGGTACATCCTGATAGCCTGATAGCGACGCGGCCGCGCTTGCGCCAAAGGCGCGGTTAACGATTGCCGCCATCTCCGCGCGCGTCAGCTTGCCGGAAGCGTTAATTTTGCCTTCCGAGCCACTCAGCAACCCGTTTTCCACCGCATGCGTCAGCGCTGCTGCCGACCAGTCGGACGGAAAATCGCTGAAATCCGCTGGTGCCAGCGCCAATGCGTTGGACGGTAACAGCATGGCGGCCGCCAGAGCAATGGCTATGGTATTTTTTCGTTTCACTTTTTTGCCTCCTTCTCAGTTAGCTTACGCTAACTTATATGGAAAAATCTTGTCGCCCCTTGTTGCGCAACTCTGCGCTTCAAATAGGCGACAACAACTTCCTCCATAGTTAGCAATTGCTAATCACAGTGTCCGAATGCAGTATATCATGCTGTTATTTATTTGTCAACCACGTTTTTATGCTTTTAGCAGAAAGGCCCGCGCAAGCAACTCGCGCGGGCCGTCGTTCTTTACTGATCTTGCGGTTGACACGCGGCGCAATAATACACCGAACCGCCAAGATACGCTTCCTTCGTAATCGGGCCGCCGCATTTTGGGCAGCCGCCCGCAAGCGCGTTTTTGCTCATGCGGGTCTGATAGCCGCCCTTTTGTCCAAAAATGTTCTTTTCCGTATCGCGCCCGCCCTTTGCCGCCATTTCCGCCAAAACAGAGCGGATGCTTTCCAGCAGCCGCTCGCGGTCCGGCCCGGTCAGCGTGCCCAGCTTGCGCTTGGGGTGAATGCCCGCCTGAAACAAGATATCCTGCGCCACGCCGTTGCCGATACCGGGGAAGCGCTGCTCGGTCGCAAGCAGCGCCTTGGCGCTTAAATTCGGCTTGCTCTCTTCCAGCAGCCGCCGGTAGTACGCGGCAAAGCCTTCGTCCCCCGGCGCGAGCGCCTTTCTGCTTTTCAGGTAATACGGATCGTCGTACTCGCCCGTGTGCAAGTAGATGCCGCCATACATCGCCACCGTGAACACCAGCGCCGCGCCATCCTCAAATGAAAGGAAAAGCTGCCAGTCCTTTATTTTATCCCCACTGTCCACAAGGCGCACGTTCACCCCGTCGTTGATGCAAAGCCGCTGCCCGTTGTCAAAAACAAGCTCTACAAAAATGCCGAAGCCCTCCGCGCCGGCAACCGTGCTTCCCGCAAGCTTTTTTTCATAATCCGCCGCTTCTCCGCTAAACCAACAAAATTTATGCGGCTTTGTCGGCGGCAGCACCGACTTGATCCGCTTGCCTGCCACATGCGCGCGCAGCTCTTCCGCCCGCGCCGTTACTTCGGGATATTCCAGCATCTTTGTTCACATCCTTATCTTCTAGTTGCTTTTATTATACCTGCGCCGCCCGGTTTGTAAAGGGCGGGCTTTTATTTTTTCAGCAACTTTTCCGCTTCGTCACGCGCGTCGCGCAAAACGACGTGCGTGCGGTCCTCCAACCAAACGGCGGCTGCGCTTAAAAAGAACCACGCAAAGGTGAATTGCGGCGTGATCTGGCCGAGAAAGTTAAACGGCATATCGCTGTAATCCCATACGTTCCAGCCCAAATGCGTGTTCACAATCAGCCCGACCGCAAGCTCCAGCGCCGTGACGATGAACGCCCCTTCTATCATTTGCAGCAATAGCGGCGGGCGCTTGCCGCGCGTTTCGTTTAAAAGCCCGATCAAAACGAAGCACAAGCCGCCCAAAACACCCATTGTCCAGTGTGTTTTGCCACGCCACAGCATCTCCACGCCCATGTACAGCACCCCGCCGATCAACGCGATCGGAATATGGTGAACAAACTTTTTGATACGATCAGCCCCTTTTATCCGTGCCTTTCTATGTTATATGCGGGGCGTAAACGGCACATACTACCGCTAAATAAAATTCAAACGAGGTGTTTTACATGTCCCATATCGCCCCGCGGCTCCAGCCGCAGTTCGAGACCCTTTCCATTGATCTGAAAAACGAGATTC
Protein-coding regions in this window:
- a CDS encoding hemoblobin-interacting domain-containing protein; this encodes MKRKNTIAIALAAAMLLPSNALALAPADFSDFPSDWSAAALTHAVENGLLSGSEGKINASGKLTRAEMAAIVNRAFGASAAASLSGYQDVPQSAWYYSDMAKAVQMGAFQGSNGKLSPDSAITREEAFVVLARAFSLEDGSEASLSRFADSGEISAWAKGSLAAMVGGGYINGAGGKLSPKNSITRAEFAQVMDSLVGTYVSDAETVSQVSGGNVVVRAAGATLKDTAVSGDLILADGVGAGDATLDGVTVSGKLIIRGGGANSIHVTNSKISGGVTLANPNNATRLVPHSSTLGTVDVQSDLVVDGDIAAIEVTRQASVTVQSGTVDTLTVKPEAASSSIAVNKGAKVATVMANAAGVSVSGEGTVSAVAANANNVVVATPNTKVTVASGVSGSTVGGKAVEGGNSATTNSSGSGVTSGGASSSGGSSSSGGSSSSGGSSSSDGSSNGGSSSGSDTPSTQAEPVIAAQTKLVDLGYAQYVSVAFSSGYSKNNTAVTIDGTDVTEALTPVTDDGAIMKWELTSPNPAVLTAASGGKTQTVTLSDNPAPTAPVAVTNADEPAYFMSNGPVYVWDYHLTNYDAAGNVRVSPAKTTFAVGEAEGGVAFYSPDAVLYEGGDNVFNVSGEVALMFNYANGTDAERAWVDGITDVDLIAYDENNTALNTDLTYQVDKAAPHGAYTVAQVTVPLGQSNFYANGRYRLRVTSNGKAELFPIHVVNEKMPSMMLADSAVVSGQNTHFTVADMTYGITMPIYRVQMTGPDGKTRELERITDWYLIGDTFTLYNTINNNIAQAGNYTLTVYADGFKTFAKSFAVGTVKAEATPRAASMKVDAISRATSSGGASSGSGSEGGGNTMNAYIVFDADLLANARLLDDLGVESAHATAIADRWAELTPLYVYYQGAEQVYTTTGYFDAVNTAKVNGTYLSLAAYTASGSAQTTPNRPYAVKQVLEDNLLGETTSFNQSAAKPAADITLVNANGEAISAVTEGDNAVFKANADYLSAVSDVYLNDNWQALGADAYSISDNTLTLTAALPLGSNTLKIEAKGYQTASISFRSQKKQLEGAETMTKDQESYTVGDPVVVISGEETGDYFKHLNTVTLILPDGETKQILPEGQESSFKKLGYEISDNRLTLGKDIFTAPGDYAVQFTNTYYNEVTVAFVMAAKETPPASETTTPPSVASTKRVDQIVGDDYYRVSFTAEDEDLKAYLNAVTGAAVGGESCTMVVSFWQDTKSFKVSNHDNFGGATYLDFTADCFDGKTEVPVVVSATGYQDLSFAVTPSDNGGGNQGGGSEGNGNEGNGNEGNGNEGGSTDKLDAPEAVKLDSDSVEVGKDVKVYLGSYVDRTYFDAFTGATIDQEEKTADELGLDSWGYYFTLSGLSIGEHEIILHAAGYHDKTLTVNVTAQQAPYVVKLIQNDELYYGTEMEVALGTAVKIVVGDSWDASYQNALTSVLIESAPLSEPKIAEESVGYSSVNVLTIPAEQFVSGPNTVTLQANGYADKVFTIIVTD
- a CDS encoding putative ABC transporter permease; its protein translation is MGVEMLWRGKTHWTMGVLGGLCFVLIGLLNETRGKRPPLLLQMIEGAFIVTALELAVGLIVNTHLGWNVWDYSDMPFNFLGQITPQFTFAWFFLSAAAVWLEDRTHVVLRDARDEAEKLLKK
- a CDS encoding DNA-formamidopyrimidine glycosylase family protein, which encodes MLEYPEVTARAEELRAHVAGKRIKSVLPPTKPHKFCWFSGEAADYEKKLAGSTVAGAEGFGIFVELVFDNGQRLCINDGVNVRLVDSGDKIKDWQLFLSFEDGAALVFTVAMYGGIYLHTGEYDDPYYLKSRKALAPGDEGFAAYYRRLLEESKPNLSAKALLATEQRFPGIGNGVAQDILFQAGIHPKRKLGTLTGPDRERLLESIRSVLAEMAAKGGRDTEKNIFGQKGGYQTRMSKNALAGGCPKCGGPITKEAYLGGSVYYCAACQPQDQ